The following are from one region of the Streptomyces fradiae genome:
- a CDS encoding response regulator transcription factor: MRVLIVEDEPYLAEAVRDGLRLEAIAADIAGDGDAALELLGVNSYDLAVLDRDIPGPSGDEVARRIVASGSGIPILMLTAADRIDDKASGFALGADDYLTKPFELRELVMRLRALDRRRAYARPPVREIAGVRLDPFRREVFRDGRYVALTRKQFAVLEVLVAAEGGVVSSEELLERAWDENADPLTNAVRITVSALRKRLGEPWVIATVPGVGYRIDADPGAETRTDGPRA; encoded by the coding sequence ATGCGTGTACTGATCGTGGAGGACGAGCCCTATCTGGCGGAGGCCGTCCGTGACGGTCTTCGTCTGGAGGCGATCGCCGCCGACATCGCGGGCGACGGCGACGCGGCCCTGGAGCTGCTCGGCGTCAACTCCTACGACCTCGCGGTCCTCGACCGCGACATCCCCGGGCCTTCGGGCGACGAGGTCGCCCGGCGGATCGTGGCCTCGGGCAGCGGCATCCCGATCCTCATGCTCACCGCCGCCGACCGGATCGACGACAAGGCGTCCGGGTTCGCGCTCGGCGCCGACGACTACCTGACCAAGCCGTTCGAGCTGCGGGAGCTCGTGATGCGGCTGCGGGCGCTGGACCGCCGGCGCGCCTACGCCCGGCCGCCGGTCCGGGAGATCGCGGGCGTGCGGCTCGACCCGTTCCGCCGGGAGGTCTTCCGCGACGGGCGGTACGTGGCGCTCACCCGTAAGCAGTTCGCCGTCCTGGAGGTCCTCGTCGCCGCCGAGGGCGGAGTGGTGAGTTCCGAGGAGCTGCTCGAACGGGCCTGGGACGAGAACGCCGACCCCCTCACCAACGCCGTACGGATCACCGTCTCCGCCCTGCGCAAGCGGCTCGGCGAGCCCTGGGTCATCGCGACGGTCCCGGGCGTCGGCTACCGCATCGACGCGGACCCCGGCGCCGAAACCCGTACCGACGGTCCCCGTGCGTAG
- a CDS encoding VanZ family protein, translating to MNRNASPSPTATTRPGSTRGIVLPGLVVLALAGILFVMRGPLMMSAPRCLAGRWHGCYDTFNGVVLMTLVALPLSGLVVWALARLRRAAADGTSALRLSVAEVGMVHGTVPFLWLTLMPGAGAGVVPGRFSLVPLRDLVTMGSLGIAGNLLVFASLGFFAPMRFAALASLPRVLALGAGCSVLVETAQYVLRLDRVSSVDDVLVNAAGAGLAALASRRWWRTRAGAPSDRSGPVLVPAGSGPARP from the coding sequence ATGAACCGAAACGCATCACCGTCGCCGACGGCGACGACCAGGCCGGGGAGCACACGAGGGATCGTGCTCCCCGGCCTCGTCGTTCTCGCACTGGCGGGCATCCTGTTCGTCATGCGGGGGCCGCTCATGATGTCCGCTCCGCGGTGCCTGGCCGGGCGGTGGCACGGCTGCTACGACACGTTCAACGGTGTGGTGCTGATGACGCTGGTCGCGCTGCCGCTCTCCGGTCTGGTGGTGTGGGCGCTGGCGCGGCTGCGGAGGGCGGCGGCCGACGGCACGTCGGCGCTGCGGCTCTCGGTGGCCGAGGTGGGCATGGTGCACGGGACGGTGCCGTTCCTGTGGCTGACCCTGATGCCGGGCGCCGGGGCCGGCGTCGTGCCCGGGCGGTTCAGTCTGGTGCCGCTGCGGGACCTGGTCACGATGGGGTCGCTCGGGATCGCCGGCAATCTGCTGGTCTTCGCGTCGCTGGGGTTCTTCGCCCCGATGCGGTTCGCGGCGCTCGCGTCCCTGCCGCGTGTCCTGGCGCTCGGGGCGGGCTGCTCGGTCCTGGTCGAGACCGCGCAGTACGTCCTGCGGCTCGACCGGGTGTCCTCCGTGGACGACGTGCTGGTCAACGCCGCCGGCGCCGGCCTCGCCGCGCTGGCCTCGCGCCGCTGGTGGCGTACGAGGGCGGGGGCCCCGTCGGACCGGTCCGGGCCCGTGCTCGTACCGGCGGGCTCAGGGCCTGCCCGACCCTGA
- a CDS encoding lamin tail domain-containing protein, translating into MAAAAALLTPMAQAAPADDIRINEVVTTGGVDDSVELFNKGTATVDISGWILKDDNNSSKFTVPSGTTLAPGAVRAFDVSGSFGLGSGDKARLYLPGGSTLVDSFSWSSHSAPSWSRCPDGTGAFVNGATLTLGALNDCGSGGGGTGAVAWPGGSTVATADGSNVFGSDLSGLYQEGSVLWGAQNSGKLWRLVRDGSGGWKPDTANGWTSGKTLRYPGGSGSPDSEAVTLTSGGATGGAYVATERNGDASGTSRLSVLRYEVGSGTATTLTATKEWNLTAGLPAVGSNAGFEAITWIPDATLTAAGFKDESTGAAYDPSRFGAHTGGVFFLGVEGTGSVYAYVLEDGGAATRVAGFSSGMSGVMELQWEAQAARLWLVCDDTCSGQHRTMKIGTGGTFGPAAVYDRPAGMANLNNEGFTLAAADECVGGTKPVYWADDGNTGGHAIRRGTVSC; encoded by the coding sequence ATGGCCGCCGCCGCGGCCCTGCTCACGCCCATGGCCCAGGCGGCCCCGGCGGACGACATCCGCATCAACGAAGTGGTGACGACCGGCGGCGTCGACGACTCGGTCGAGCTGTTCAACAAGGGCACGGCCACGGTGGACATCTCGGGCTGGATCCTGAAGGACGACAACAACAGCTCGAAGTTCACCGTGCCGTCCGGGACGACGCTCGCCCCGGGAGCGGTCCGCGCGTTCGACGTGTCCGGGTCGTTCGGTCTCGGTTCCGGCGACAAGGCCCGCCTCTATCTGCCGGGCGGCTCCACCCTGGTCGACAGCTTCTCCTGGAGCAGCCACTCCGCCCCGTCCTGGTCGCGCTGCCCCGACGGCACCGGCGCCTTCGTGAACGGGGCCACCCTGACGCTCGGCGCGCTCAACGACTGCGGTTCCGGCGGCGGCGGTACGGGCGCGGTGGCCTGGCCCGGCGGCAGTACGGTGGCGACGGCCGACGGCTCCAACGTCTTCGGCTCGGACCTCAGCGGCCTGTACCAGGAGGGCTCCGTGCTGTGGGGCGCCCAGAACTCCGGCAAGCTGTGGCGGCTCGTCCGTGACGGCTCCGGCGGCTGGAAGCCCGACACCGCGAACGGCTGGACCTCCGGCAAGACCCTGCGCTACCCCGGCGGCAGCGGCTCCCCCGACAGCGAGGCCGTCACCCTGACCTCCGGCGGCGCCACGGGCGGCGCGTACGTCGCCACCGAGCGCAACGGCGACGCGTCCGGCACCAGCCGGCTCTCCGTCCTCCGTTACGAGGTCGGCTCCGGCACCGCCACAACGCTGACCGCCACGAAGGAGTGGAACCTGACCGCCGGTCTGCCGGCCGTGGGCTCCAACGCCGGCTTCGAGGCGATCACCTGGATCCCCGACGCCACTCTCACCGCGGCCGGCTTCAAGGACGAGTCGACGGGCGCGGCCTACGACCCCAGTCGCTTCGGCGCGCACACCGGCGGCGTCTTCTTCCTCGGCGTCGAGGGCACCGGCTCGGTGTACGCCTACGTCCTGGAGGACGGCGGCGCCGCCACCCGGGTCGCCGGCTTCAGCAGCGGCATGTCCGGTGTGATGGAGCTGCAGTGGGAGGCGCAGGCCGCACGCCTGTGGCTGGTTTGCGACGACACCTGCTCCGGCCAGCACCGCACGATGAAGATCGGCACCGGCGGCACCTTCGGCCCGGCCGCCGTCTACGACCGCCCGGCCGGCATGGCCAACCTGAACAACGAGGGCTTCACGCTCGCCGCCGCCGACGAGTGCGTCGGCGGCACCAAGCCGGTCTACTGGGCCGACGACGGCAACACCGGAGGCCACGCGATCCGCCGGGGCACCGTCAGCTGCTGA
- a CDS encoding zinc-binding dehydrogenase produces the protein MRELTYVARHAVEWREAPDPELGSDRAAIVAPVAATSCDVDSAILAGHATRRQPHIQHRVEPPFALGHECVARVTDVGDDVTTVAPGDLVVVPWAISCGGCGHCRAGLTAHCTSVPHMAMYGAPLGGGWGGLFSDLVRVPYADAMLVPLPAGLDPVAMASASDNWSLSWRLVAPHLRARPGARVLVVARGSIGLYVCDIARALGASDVLYVDPDPGHREVAEGFGARTAEAIEPIRHGFDLAVEATGRVDQLALAVRSLAPEGICESAGNHFRPGELPLLDMYLTGVTLRIARDNVRAHIPDALALATTGTVAPERVVSHVLDWDDLPEALPEKHLKPVFVRPAA, from the coding sequence ATGCGTGAACTGACGTATGTCGCCCGCCACGCGGTCGAGTGGCGCGAGGCCCCTGACCCCGAACTAGGCTCGGACCGGGCGGCGATCGTCGCGCCTGTCGCCGCCACCTCCTGCGACGTGGACTCCGCGATCCTGGCCGGACACGCCACGCGGCGGCAGCCGCATATCCAACACCGCGTGGAGCCGCCGTTCGCCCTCGGGCACGAATGCGTCGCCCGCGTCACCGACGTCGGTGACGACGTGACCACCGTGGCCCCCGGCGACCTGGTCGTCGTGCCCTGGGCCATCAGCTGCGGCGGCTGCGGCCACTGCCGCGCCGGGCTCACCGCGCACTGCACCTCGGTCCCGCACATGGCGATGTACGGCGCGCCGCTCGGCGGCGGCTGGGGCGGGCTCTTCTCCGACCTGGTCCGCGTCCCGTACGCGGACGCCATGCTGGTCCCGCTCCCGGCCGGCCTCGATCCGGTCGCGATGGCCTCGGCGAGCGACAACTGGTCGCTCTCCTGGCGCCTGGTCGCACCGCACCTCAGGGCCCGCCCCGGCGCCCGGGTCCTGGTCGTCGCCCGCGGCAGCATCGGCCTGTACGTCTGCGACATCGCCCGGGCCCTCGGCGCATCCGACGTCCTCTACGTCGACCCCGACCCCGGGCACCGCGAGGTCGCCGAGGGGTTCGGCGCCCGCACCGCGGAGGCGATCGAGCCGATCCGGCACGGCTTCGACCTCGCCGTCGAGGCCACCGGCCGGGTCGACCAACTCGCCCTGGCCGTCCGGTCCCTGGCTCCCGAGGGTATCTGCGAGTCGGCCGGCAACCACTTCCGTCCCGGCGAACTGCCGCTGCTCGACATGTATCTGACCGGTGTCACCCTGCGCATCGCCCGCGACAACGTCCGCGCCCACATCCCCGACGCCCTCGCCCTCGCCACCACCGGCACCGTCGCCCCCGAGCGGGTCGTCTCCCACGTCCTCGACTGGGACGACCTGCCGGAGGCGCTGCCGGAGAAGCATCTGAAGCCGGTCTTCGTCCGGCCCGCCGCCTGA
- a CDS encoding 4-oxalocrotonate tautomerase family protein — translation MPMIRLTVPAGALAPEGRATVQRELAAVLLRWEGAPDTAFFRSQAWSYLVELPADAQTTAEDDAPRFLVEVTVPQGALSERRKAGLVQDATRTVLSAAGLDPAEALRVWVLVHEQPDGTWGAGGSVVRYADLVALAKGPADA, via the coding sequence ATGCCCATGATCCGGTTGACCGTCCCGGCCGGCGCCCTCGCCCCCGAGGGCCGCGCCACCGTCCAGCGCGAGCTCGCGGCCGTACTCCTGCGCTGGGAGGGCGCGCCGGACACCGCGTTCTTCCGCTCCCAGGCGTGGAGCTACCTCGTCGAGCTGCCCGCGGACGCCCAGACCACCGCCGAGGACGACGCTCCCCGGTTCCTGGTCGAGGTGACGGTGCCGCAGGGCGCGCTCTCCGAGCGGCGCAAGGCCGGACTGGTCCAGGACGCGACGCGGACCGTCCTGTCGGCCGCCGGACTCGACCCGGCCGAGGCCCTGCGCGTCTGGGTGCTGGTGCACGAGCAGCCGGACGGCACCTGGGGCGCGGGCGGCTCCGTCGTCCGCTACGCCGACCTGGTCGCCCTCGCGAAGGGACCGGCCGATGCGTGA
- a CDS encoding TetR/AcrR family transcriptional regulator, which translates to MTRGSANAPSRERIVAGAADMISRRGLSATSIREMAKHAKAPLGSTYHFFPEGKQQLAGEAVRYTGEWVARSLRKELEAGPAAGLRAFLDLWRKIVVDSDFHAGCPVLAVAIEEPPADEVPPALAAAAEVFEQWEGLLAASLRDHGAGEERAAQLATLVVAAVEGTVAMCRAKRSTQPLDHAAEQLQVLIAAAIGD; encoded by the coding sequence GTGACCAGGGGTAGTGCGAACGCGCCGTCGCGCGAGCGGATCGTGGCCGGAGCGGCCGACATGATCAGCCGGCGCGGACTGAGCGCCACGAGCATCCGGGAGATGGCCAAGCACGCCAAGGCGCCGCTCGGGTCGACCTATCACTTCTTCCCGGAGGGCAAGCAGCAGCTGGCGGGCGAAGCCGTTCGCTACACCGGGGAGTGGGTAGCCCGCAGCCTGCGCAAGGAGCTGGAGGCGGGGCCGGCCGCGGGACTCCGGGCCTTCCTCGACCTGTGGCGGAAGATCGTCGTGGACAGCGACTTCCATGCCGGCTGTCCGGTCCTGGCCGTGGCCATCGAGGAGCCCCCGGCCGACGAGGTCCCGCCCGCCCTGGCCGCCGCGGCCGAGGTCTTCGAGCAGTGGGAGGGCCTGCTTGCCGCCTCCCTGCGGGACCACGGTGCCGGGGAGGAGCGGGCGGCGCAGCTCGCGACCCTCGTCGTCGCCGCCGTCGAGGGCACGGTGGCCATGTGCCGCGCCAAGCGCAGCACCCAGCCCCTCGATCACGCCGCCGAACAGCTCCAGGTCCTCATCGCGGCCGCCATCGGCGACTGA
- a CDS encoding 4-oxalocrotonate tautomerase family protein codes for MTIITVNTPTGRLNPEQRRKLAETLTDAVLVPEVGQFAPAARVGFQVHFVEREPDMMAIGGRLLADLGPDADAMVIDVAVMDGDWRQEVRAAVIERVLGALAESCDLAEPSPAWWVNFRVIDEGSWGSRGGVLSVLPLLDSGVFTEEKARAVRAALGA; via the coding sequence GTGACGATCATCACCGTGAACACCCCGACCGGGCGGCTGAACCCGGAACAGCGCCGGAAGCTGGCCGAGACCCTGACGGACGCCGTTCTCGTACCCGAGGTGGGGCAGTTCGCGCCGGCGGCGCGGGTCGGGTTCCAGGTGCACTTCGTCGAGCGCGAGCCCGACATGATGGCCATCGGCGGGCGGCTCCTCGCGGACCTGGGCCCCGACGCCGACGCCATGGTGATCGACGTGGCGGTGATGGACGGCGACTGGCGCCAGGAGGTGAGGGCGGCCGTCATCGAGCGCGTCCTCGGCGCGCTGGCCGAGAGCTGCGACCTCGCGGAGCCGTCACCGGCCTGGTGGGTCAACTTCCGCGTGATCGACGAGGGCAGCTGGGGCTCCCGCGGCGGGGTACTGTCCGTCCTCCCGCTCCTCGACAGCGGCGTGTTCACCGAGGAGAAGGCCAGGGCCGTCCGCGCCGCGCTCGGCGCCTGA
- a CDS encoding CBS domain-containing protein, translating into MNTARDLMTPDATCIRSTESVVDAARKMAELDVGALPICGPDERLKGMLTDRDIVLKVVARGIDPARCTAGDLAGGDIVTVGADDSADDVLRVMSDHRIRRVPVIDGHVLVGIIAQADIARDMPDGKVGDLVGSVSAAS; encoded by the coding sequence ATGAACACCGCACGCGATCTGATGACCCCTGACGCCACCTGTATCCGCTCGACCGAGTCCGTGGTCGACGCCGCCCGGAAGATGGCCGAACTCGACGTGGGCGCCCTGCCCATCTGCGGCCCGGACGAGCGGCTGAAGGGCATGCTCACCGACCGCGACATCGTCCTGAAGGTCGTCGCCCGGGGGATCGACCCGGCCCGCTGCACGGCCGGCGACCTCGCCGGCGGCGACATCGTCACCGTGGGCGCGGACGACTCGGCCGACGACGTGCTGCGGGTGATGAGCGACCACCGGATCCGCCGGGTCCCGGTCATCGACGGGCACGTCCTCGTCGGCATCATCGCCCAGGCCGACATCGCCCGCGACATGCCGGACGGGAAGGTGGGCGACCTGGTCGGGTCGGTCTCGGCAGCATCCTGA
- a CDS encoding complex I subunit 5 family protein translates to MTVSPAASLAASELLPLAVACPLTGAALLAVLGRRLPRSGTDALATAWAAGQLGLVWWLAAATGGAGRTVTWVGGWTPVEGRSVGIVLVADGLGLGLAVLVALLVLAALGYAWRYFEEPERARGHGGGFPALLLLFEAGTTGFALTGDLFNAFVFFELMGVAGYALTGYRVEEPRPLQGALAFAVTGSLAGYLALVGVGLLYARTGELAFAGIARELAGQPADALVTTAAALLCCAMLVKAAAVPFHFWLPDAHAEAPTPVCLLLSGVMVELGLYGLLRVYLTVFSGPGGVPHEVMRGTLIAVGTVTALTGALLCWQQRHLKRLLAFSTVGHMGLFLCGAGILDAEATAGTALYVAGHAGVKGALFCLAGVLLDRHASVDEHGLWGRARDMPLVGVLFAVGGCALAGLPPFGTGLGKSVVEHAAHEDPWLVALFVLVPAVTAGAVLRAAARVFGGAGTKPRERHSGAETTGAGEEPEVSGPRREVPRPMLVVPAVLLAGALAVGLVPALWRYVAAGSVVFQDPAGYGAAVTGVPGGGGTGTAPLPEVAWSLPGVLFGLLSTALAAGCAAGALWGPALRGRLARTARAGADALDRTVVLAVRRQHSGHVGDYVAWLLAGLAALTAVFALWG, encoded by the coding sequence GTGACCGTCTCTCCGGCCGCCTCGCTGGCCGCCTCCGAGCTCCTCCCGCTCGCCGTCGCCTGCCCGTTGACGGGAGCCGCGCTGCTCGCCGTGCTCGGTCGCCGGCTGCCCCGCTCCGGCACCGACGCGCTCGCCACGGCGTGGGCGGCGGGGCAGCTCGGTCTGGTCTGGTGGCTGGCCGCCGCGACCGGCGGCGCGGGCCGGACGGTGACCTGGGTGGGCGGCTGGACTCCGGTCGAGGGCCGCAGCGTCGGCATCGTCCTCGTCGCCGACGGGCTCGGGCTCGGCCTCGCGGTTCTGGTGGCGCTGCTCGTGCTCGCCGCGCTCGGCTACGCCTGGCGGTACTTCGAGGAGCCGGAGCGCGCCCGGGGGCACGGTGGCGGCTTCCCGGCGCTGCTGCTGCTCTTCGAGGCGGGGACCACGGGGTTCGCGCTGACCGGTGATCTGTTCAACGCGTTCGTGTTCTTCGAGCTGATGGGGGTGGCGGGGTATGCCCTGACGGGGTACCGGGTCGAGGAACCGCGGCCCCTGCAGGGGGCGCTCGCGTTCGCCGTGACCGGTTCGCTGGCCGGTTATCTGGCCCTGGTCGGGGTCGGGTTGCTGTACGCGCGGACGGGCGAGCTCGCGTTCGCCGGGATCGCGCGGGAGCTGGCCGGGCAGCCGGCCGACGCCCTCGTCACCACGGCCGCCGCGCTGCTCTGCTGCGCCATGCTCGTGAAGGCGGCGGCGGTCCCCTTCCACTTCTGGCTGCCGGACGCGCACGCGGAGGCGCCGACCCCGGTCTGCCTGCTGCTCTCGGGGGTGATGGTCGAGCTGGGCCTGTACGGGCTGCTGCGGGTGTACCTCACCGTCTTCTCCGGGCCCGGCGGGGTCCCGCACGAGGTGATGCGGGGCACGCTGATCGCGGTGGGCACCGTGACGGCGCTGACGGGTGCGCTGCTGTGCTGGCAGCAGCGGCATCTGAAGCGGCTGCTCGCCTTCTCCACGGTCGGGCACATGGGTCTGTTCCTGTGCGGTGCGGGGATTCTCGACGCGGAGGCGACGGCGGGCACGGCGCTGTACGTGGCCGGGCACGCCGGTGTGAAGGGCGCGCTGTTCTGTCTGGCCGGGGTGCTGCTCGACCGGCACGCCTCGGTCGACGAGCACGGGTTGTGGGGGCGGGCGCGGGACATGCCGCTGGTGGGGGTGCTGTTCGCGGTGGGCGGGTGCGCGCTGGCGGGGCTTCCGCCGTTCGGCACGGGGCTCGGCAAGTCGGTGGTGGAACACGCGGCGCACGAAGACCCGTGGCTGGTGGCGCTGTTCGTGCTGGTACCGGCGGTCACGGCGGGTGCGGTGCTGCGGGCCGCGGCGCGGGTGTTCGGGGGCGCCGGGACGAAGCCCCGGGAGCGGCATTCGGGGGCGGAGACGACCGGCGCAGGAGAGGAGCCGGAGGTCAGCGGCCCGCGCCGGGAGGTGCCGCGGCCGATGCTGGTGGTGCCGGCCGTGCTGCTCGCGGGTGCGCTGGCGGTGGGTCTGGTGCCGGCGCTGTGGCGTTATGTGGCGGCGGGCTCGGTGGTCTTCCAGGATCCGGCGGGGTACGGGGCGGCGGTGACCGGTGTCCCGGGCGGCGGCGGCACGGGTACCGCGCCGCTGCCCGAGGTGGCGTGGTCGCTGCCGGGCGTCCTGTTCGGGCTCCTTTCGACGGCCCTCGCGGCCGGCTGCGCGGCGGGGGCGCTGTGGGGCCCGGCGTTGCGCGGCCGGCTCGCCCGCACGGCGCGGGCCGGCGCGGACGCCCTGGACCGGACCGTGGTCCTGGCCGTGCGGCGGCAGCATTCGGGGCACGTGGGCGACTACGTGGCCTGGCTGCTCGCCGGACTCGCCGCGCTGACCGCCGTGTTCGCGCTGTGGGGATAG
- a CDS encoding sodium:proton antiporter yields the protein MSALPYLAAGWMLLVGVHGLVTSRNAVHAVGCLTVVQSGTYVLLLAVGYRRGGTAPYFTDIPAGTPVVDPVAQALTLTDVVVGAALTALLLALVLQTAKRHGTTDPDALTGLRG from the coding sequence CTGTCCGCTCTGCCGTACCTGGCCGCCGGCTGGATGCTCCTGGTCGGTGTGCACGGCCTGGTCACCAGCAGGAACGCGGTGCACGCGGTCGGCTGTCTGACGGTCGTGCAGTCCGGTACGTACGTCCTGCTGCTCGCCGTCGGCTACCGGCGCGGCGGCACCGCGCCGTACTTCACGGACATCCCGGCCGGGACTCCCGTGGTGGATCCGGTGGCCCAGGCGCTCACGCTGACCGACGTGGTCGTCGGCGCCGCCCTCACCGCCCTGCTGCTCGCGCTCGTGCTGCAGACCGCCAAGCGGCACGGCACCACCGACCCCGACGCCCTCACCGGGCTGCGGGGCTGA
- a CDS encoding MnhB domain-containing protein, with product MSRAARVRLFWAAALLFAAGYVVACLELPPLGGPFHPYGERAVAAALGRRTANTVSSVNFDLRGFDTLGEEFVLFTAALGAVLLLRRTRDEHVSAPRPGRVLPTVRLAGTVLLPVVLVTGVYVVAHGQLTPGGGFQGGVVLATGLHLAYLAADYRVLRRVRPRAVLEVAEAVAAGAFALLGLIGLVRAGSFLENVLPLGTFGALASGGQVPVLNAAVGLEVASALVVVLAGFIDQALEIES from the coding sequence GTGAGCCGCGCGGCCCGGGTGCGCCTGTTCTGGGCGGCGGCGCTGCTCTTCGCCGCCGGGTATGTCGTCGCCTGCCTGGAACTGCCGCCGCTGGGCGGCCCGTTCCATCCGTACGGCGAGCGGGCGGTCGCGGCCGCGCTCGGGCGGCGTACGGCGAACACGGTCTCCTCGGTCAACTTCGACCTGCGCGGATTCGACACGCTGGGCGAGGAGTTCGTGCTGTTCACGGCCGCGCTGGGCGCCGTACTGCTGCTGCGCAGGACCCGGGACGAGCACGTCTCGGCGCCGCGCCCCGGGCGGGTGCTGCCGACGGTCCGGCTGGCCGGCACGGTGCTGCTGCCCGTCGTCCTCGTGACCGGCGTCTATGTGGTGGCGCACGGACAGCTGACGCCGGGCGGCGGCTTTCAGGGCGGCGTGGTCCTCGCCACCGGTCTGCACCTGGCGTATCTCGCGGCCGACTACCGGGTGCTGCGGAGGGTGCGGCCGCGGGCCGTCCTGGAGGTCGCCGAGGCGGTGGCGGCCGGGGCGTTCGCGCTGCTCGGCCTGATCGGTCTGGTGCGGGCCGGGTCGTTCCTGGAGAACGTGCTGCCGCTCGGCACCTTCGGCGCACTGGCCTCCGGCGGCCAGGTGCCCGTGCTCAACGCCGCGGTGGGCCTGGAGGTCGCCTCGGCGCTCGTGGTCGTGCTCGCCGGCTTCATCGACCAGGCCCTGGAGATCGAGTCCTGA
- a CDS encoding Na(+)/H(+) antiporter subunit B yields MTGAVATGAVPNPAEVFAAVAVVLAAAVATVAARTRDPVRQAVVLSALGLVLSVLFLLVQAPDVALSQLAVGAAITPLLILLTVRAIRRRAAQETEAPDSGKNPEGGRGSGGGG; encoded by the coding sequence GTGACGGGCGCGGTGGCCACGGGCGCGGTGCCGAACCCGGCCGAGGTGTTCGCCGCCGTGGCCGTGGTGCTCGCGGCGGCGGTCGCGACCGTGGCGGCCCGTACGCGTGACCCGGTGCGGCAGGCGGTGGTGCTCAGCGCCCTCGGCCTGGTCCTGTCGGTGCTGTTCCTGCTGGTCCAGGCACCCGACGTGGCGCTGAGCCAGCTTGCGGTCGGTGCCGCGATCACGCCGCTGCTCATCCTGCTCACGGTGCGGGCGATCCGGCGTCGGGCGGCCCAGGAGACCGAGGCCCCGGACAGCGGCAAGAACCCGGAGGGCGGCAGGGGCTCGGGGGGCGGAGGGTGA
- a CDS encoding monovalent cation/H(+) antiporter subunit G, protein MDARTVCAAVLLTAGVAVLLLAVLALQVLPGPYARLHALSPATSLGAPLVVLALAVAEGSGRRAAALLVVAVLVAVGGALTAPALGRCTAQHEGRIPRKDPP, encoded by the coding sequence GTGGACGCCCGTACGGTGTGCGCGGCCGTGCTCCTGACGGCCGGGGTCGCCGTGCTGCTGCTCGCGGTCCTGGCGCTGCAGGTGCTGCCCGGTCCGTACGCCCGGCTGCACGCCCTGTCGCCCGCCACCTCGCTCGGGGCGCCCCTGGTCGTCCTCGCGCTCGCGGTGGCCGAGGGGTCGGGCCGGCGGGCGGCGGCGCTGCTCGTGGTGGCGGTGCTCGTCGCTGTCGGGGGTGCGCTGACGGCCCCTGCCCTGGGCCGGTGCACCGCGCAGCACGAGGGGCGCATCCCCCGGAAGGACCCGCCGTGA
- a CDS encoding MrpF/PhaF family protein: MIGANPAGEWNGWLIAFGVLLVLALPPALLAACRGTPPARLAGLSLTGTLVTVMLLLAARGFGRDAYGDLGLVLAVLGPVGVLVFARFLGGSESEARDGAGRG, translated from the coding sequence GTGATCGGCGCGAACCCCGCCGGGGAGTGGAACGGCTGGCTGATCGCCTTCGGGGTGCTCCTGGTCCTCGCTCTTCCGCCGGCGCTGCTGGCCGCCTGCCGGGGCACTCCCCCGGCACGCCTTGCCGGGCTGAGTCTGACCGGCACGCTGGTCACGGTGATGCTGCTGCTCGCGGCGCGGGGGTTCGGCCGCGACGCGTACGGGGATCTCGGTCTGGTGCTCGCGGTGCTCGGTCCGGTGGGCGTGCTGGTGTTCGCGCGCTTCCTCGGCGGGTCGGAGTCGGAGGCTCGCGACGGGGCCGGGAGGGGCTGA